The following coding sequences lie in one Delphinus delphis chromosome 9, mDelDel1.2, whole genome shotgun sequence genomic window:
- the NUP42 gene encoding nucleoporin NUP42 translates to MTICQFFLQGRCRFGNRCWNEHPGAGGAGEGRQQQFSGSNRRGWTTTSQRYSSVIQPSSFSKSTPWGGSKDQEKPSFAPFDSGASASRNRGFGWSQNPFASPSSDGQKDEKKLLEGIVKDMEVWESSGQWMFSVYSPVKKKPNISGFTDISPEELRLEYHNFLTSNNLQSYLHSIQQLINQWRNRVNELKSLNTSTTIALLSDIKGGVNQAAPAFGFGSRPSVTFGSPGFPVNNNSSISAQNFSFKPSSGFATAPSGSPSAFGSTPAFGAVPSASSAITASTPAFGLGKPQITSAASFSFKSPAASGFGSSGFSGFAASTAAGPVGAPEAPAFGSGSSSAGFGSPGSQSHTAFSKSSSDTFGNSSISTSLSFSNGSTTTDNVLFTPRDQLTAEEQEQFQSKKFTLGKIPLKPPPVELLNI, encoded by the exons ATGACCATTTGTCAGTTCTTCCTTCAAGGCCGGTGTCGCTTCGGAAATCGGTGCTGGAACGAACATCCCGGCGCCGGGGGTGCGGGCGAAGGACGGCAGCAGCAGTTCTCAG gTAGTAACAGACGAGGATGGACTACGACCAGCCAGAGATATTCTAGTGTTATCCAGCCATCCAGTTTCTCCAAATCCACACCATGGGGGGgcagcaaagatcaagaaaagcCATCTTTTGCTCCTTTTGATTCTGGAGCGTCAGCTAGCAGGAACAGGGGGTTTGGATGGTCTCAGAACCCATTTGCTTCACCTAGCTCTGATGggcagaaagatgaaaagaaacttCT gGAAGGAATTGTAAAAGATATGGAGGTTTGGGAATCATCAGGGCAGTGgatgttttctgtttattcacCAGTGAAAAAGAAACCTAATATTTCAG GTTTTACAGATATTTCACCAGAGGAGTTGAGACTTGAATACCATAACTTCTTAACCAGCAATAACTTACAGAGTTat CTACATTCCATCCAACAGTTAATAAATCAGTGGAGGAACAGGGTAAATGAACTGAAAAGTCTAAATACATCAACTACAATAGCTTTG CTCTCTGATATAAAGGGTGGAGTAAATCAAGCAGCACCTGCATTTGGATTTGGCAGTAGGCCATCAGTAACGTTTGGGTCACCAG gTTTTCCAGTGAATAACAACAGCAGCATTAGTGCtcagaattttagttttaaacCAAGCTCTGGATTTGCTACTGCCCCTTCTGGAAGCCCTTCTGCGTTTGGGAGTACTCCAGCATTTGGAGCTGTACCCTCCGCCAGTTCTGCCATCACTGCTTCTACTCCAGCTTTTGGACTTGGGAAACCCCAGATCACATCTGctgcttcattttcatttaaaagccCTGCAGCTTCTGGTTTTGGATCATCCGGATTTTCAGGATTTGCAGCTTCTACGGCAGCAGGACCTGTTGGAGCTCCAGAGGCCCCAGCCTTTGGAAGCGGCAGTTCTTCAGCTGGTTTTGGTAGTCCAGGCTCACAGTCTCACACTGCTTTTTCCAAGTCATCCAGTGACACCTTTGGAAACAGCAGCATATCCacctctctctcattctcaaaTGGCAGCACCACAACAGATAATGTATTATTCACACCCAGGGATCAACTAACAGCAGAAGAACAGGAACAATTTCAATCCAAGAAATTTACTCTGGGAAAAATTCCATTAAAGCCACCTCCCGTGgaacttctaaatatttaa